One window of the Runella slithyformis DSM 19594 genome contains the following:
- a CDS encoding DUF3500 domain-containing protein, which translates to MKVNHLLASVVLSTTFLIIACNKTDNTSVTPAATASVSALTCASVTFSATATAGTAYTGTATVPYTGGNGAAYSSGTAIASTGVTGLTATLAAGTLASGAGSVVFAVTGTPSAAGTASFAVSVGGQSCTIALTVNAASTATGGTGWAVETNISAIVSTAEAFKATLSSSQVTSLQDTYNKAHAQKWSNLPEGLYKGRAGLQSSTFSTAQWTAFYNLLKAATSTAANEGNEEYLGILAADDYLNSIGGGSDYGSGNYYVAFIGTPSVTGLWCLQIGGHHGTIIYTYNGGKMTGGTPSFRSTEPFPSYTWKNVTYQPIVQELNALSAMLKGLSAAELTTGRRSAAQNDLIVGPGQDGKFPTAKTGVKVGDLTQAKKDLVLAAIKTYTDDLDDKAAAAVYAKYRSELDNTYISYYGTTDLTSKGDYVLIDGPSVWIEFSMQGGIIVRNANHPHSVWRDRISDYGGN; encoded by the coding sequence ATGAAAGTCAACCATTTGCTTGCAAGTGTTGTGCTCAGTACAACCTTCCTCATTATTGCCTGTAACAAAACCGATAACACCTCCGTTACGCCCGCAGCCACTGCCTCAGTCAGTGCACTGACCTGCGCTTCGGTTACGTTTTCGGCTACAGCTACCGCAGGCACCGCCTACACCGGCACCGCTACCGTGCCCTACACGGGTGGAAACGGAGCCGCGTATTCGAGCGGAACCGCCATTGCTTCTACGGGCGTAACGGGCCTTACGGCCACTTTGGCGGCCGGAACGTTGGCCTCGGGCGCAGGGTCGGTTGTTTTTGCGGTCACGGGTACCCCGTCAGCGGCAGGAACCGCGTCGTTTGCGGTTTCGGTCGGCGGTCAGTCGTGTACCATAGCCTTGACGGTCAATGCCGCAAGTACTGCAACGGGCGGGACCGGTTGGGCCGTTGAAACCAATATTTCGGCCATTGTTTCTACGGCCGAAGCCTTTAAAGCCACCCTTTCTTCGAGTCAGGTGACGTCGCTTCAGGATACTTACAACAAAGCACACGCCCAGAAATGGTCAAACCTTCCCGAAGGATTGTATAAAGGAAGAGCGGGATTGCAGTCAAGTACATTCAGTACCGCCCAATGGACGGCCTTCTATAATCTTCTGAAAGCCGCTACAAGTACGGCAGCAAATGAAGGAAATGAAGAATACCTGGGTATCTTGGCGGCCGATGACTACCTCAACTCCATCGGGGGCGGTTCAGACTATGGTTCGGGCAATTATTACGTTGCCTTCATCGGTACCCCAAGTGTTACCGGGTTATGGTGTTTACAGATCGGGGGGCACCATGGGACTATTATCTATACCTATAACGGCGGTAAAATGACCGGCGGAACACCTTCTTTCCGTTCAACCGAGCCCTTCCCAAGCTATACCTGGAAAAATGTCACCTACCAACCCATTGTACAGGAACTTAATGCACTTTCCGCCATGCTCAAAGGGTTAAGTGCGGCTGAACTTACGACGGGCAGGCGCTCAGCGGCACAAAATGATCTTATTGTCGGCCCGGGGCAGGACGGTAAGTTCCCAACCGCAAAAACCGGAGTAAAAGTGGGTGATTTGACGCAGGCGAAAAAAGACCTGGTACTGGCGGCCATTAAAACATACACGGATGATCTCGATGATAAAGCGGCGGCGGCCGTATATGCCAAATATAGATCAGAACTTGACAACACGTATATCTCTTACTATGGCACAACGGATCTTACCTCCAAAGGAGACTATGTATTGATCGATGGACCAAGTGTATGGATTGAATTTTCGATGCAGGGAGGGATTATTGTAAGAAATGCCAACCACCCTCACTCAGTATGGAGAGATAGAATAAGTGACTATGGCGGAAATTAA
- a CDS encoding HupE/UreJ family protein — MAEIKFKFWVTLTLAVLGALPALAHPMPNSMVVLNIHEKHISGEIMLPLSELQSAIGMSVNDHSDRLVERLGDSLRSYLKQHIRPRSFEGKPWTVTLGKMKVIESKDKLAGEYKELVVAFEMAPPQHYDLRNFYFDYDVILHRVASHRTLIHIKQDWAQGQVSEDTVTQQVGVIEWDAVNGKLLPFQVSLQHGSLWKGFQNMVKLGIEHIAEGTDHILFVITLLLAALQPLPSRGLPSSQRDKKAGWYTDRGKELVRLITAFTIGHSLTLLLGSVQWLHFPSKPIEILIAFTILVSAFHAFRPVYPKWEVLIAGAFGLIHGLAFAETLTNLELSVKQMALSILGFNVGIELMQLFIILLVFPVLLLLSQTRYYAIVRKTGAVLMMLMALAWMIERIQEKPNFITEWIS, encoded by the coding sequence ATGGCGGAAATTAAATTTAAATTTTGGGTGACACTAACGCTGGCAGTGCTTGGTGCGCTGCCGGCGTTAGCTCACCCTATGCCCAACTCAATGGTGGTGTTGAATATCCACGAAAAACACATTTCGGGGGAAATCATGCTGCCATTGAGTGAGCTGCAATCAGCGATCGGGATGAGCGTCAATGACCATTCCGACCGCCTGGTGGAGCGGTTGGGAGATTCTCTCCGGAGCTATCTGAAGCAGCATATCCGTCCCCGTAGCTTTGAAGGAAAGCCCTGGACGGTAACGCTGGGCAAAATGAAAGTCATCGAAAGCAAAGATAAGCTGGCCGGCGAATACAAAGAATTGGTGGTAGCCTTTGAAATGGCGCCTCCTCAGCATTATGATCTGCGTAATTTTTACTTCGATTATGACGTGATCTTACACCGGGTAGCAAGTCACCGCACCCTGATCCATATCAAACAGGACTGGGCGCAGGGACAGGTGAGTGAAGATACCGTGACGCAACAGGTGGGAGTGATTGAGTGGGATGCCGTCAATGGAAAACTGTTGCCTTTTCAGGTCAGTTTACAGCATGGAAGCCTTTGGAAGGGCTTTCAAAATATGGTGAAGCTGGGCATAGAACACATCGCGGAAGGAACTGACCATATTCTTTTTGTAATAACATTGCTGTTGGCAGCCCTGCAGCCGCTTCCTTCGCGCGGCTTACCGTCGTCCCAAAGGGATAAAAAAGCGGGGTGGTACACCGATCGTGGAAAGGAGCTTGTACGCCTTATCACTGCTTTTACCATTGGGCATTCGCTCACATTGCTGTTGGGTTCGGTGCAATGGCTTCATTTTCCGAGCAAGCCCATCGAAATATTGATCGCTTTTACGATTTTGGTGTCGGCCTTTCATGCTTTTCGACCGGTGTATCCTAAATGGGAAGTCCTCATTGCGGGAGCCTTTGGGCTGATTCACGGCTTGGCTTTTGCCGAAACATTGACAAATTTGGAACTCTCGGTCAAACAAATGGCTTTGAGTATTCTTGGATTTAATGTAGGTATCGAACTCATGCAGTTGTTCATCATTCTGCTCGTTTTTCCCGTTCTGCTTTTACTTTCGCAAACCCGTTATTATGCCATCGTCAGAAAAACGGGAGCGGTACTGATGATGCTTATGGCGCTGGCCTGGATGATTGAGCGAATACAGGAAAAGCCTAATTTTATCACGGAGTGGATTTCCTGA
- a CDS encoding sensor histidine kinase, translated as MTKNPTLRRFMWGVSFFVAVFVNFPIIVLNLPRLSKPMVQLDIVLQVVISFMYALIFIQWVYRAIKRSYSLKKQWSGAMLMLIAYSALLTLANTFIIGLPLKTASTVITRGGLMAMIGYAFIRFMTETEKKNEVLIENEQLKHENLLVQLTSLKNQLNPHFLFNSLNTLSWLINEDKAKSQRYLQKLSQVLRYSLSMQEQSLVSLKEELALVESYVFLLRMRFGENLHVSINADNTEHCQIPPLSLQLLIENAIKHNIISSSEPLKVMIRQGLSDKTIWVINSLRPKPDSTGTGIGLANLNQRFKLLTNREIEIKRDDASFSVVLPLVA; from the coding sequence ATGACTAAAAATCCAACATTGAGGCGATTCATGTGGGGAGTGTCCTTCTTTGTGGCCGTGTTTGTCAATTTTCCCATTATTGTACTCAACCTGCCTCGACTGTCTAAGCCGATGGTACAATTGGATATTGTGCTTCAGGTCGTTATAAGTTTTATGTATGCACTGATTTTTATTCAATGGGTTTACCGAGCCATTAAACGAAGCTACTCACTGAAGAAGCAGTGGAGCGGCGCGATGTTGATGCTGATTGCTTATAGTGCGTTGTTGACTTTAGCCAATACATTCATTATAGGACTTCCCCTTAAAACGGCTTCGACAGTCATCACAAGGGGAGGGCTGATGGCGATGATTGGGTATGCTTTTATTCGTTTTATGACCGAAACGGAAAAGAAAAATGAAGTATTGATCGAAAACGAACAGCTTAAGCACGAGAATCTGCTGGTACAGCTCACTTCGCTTAAAAATCAGCTCAATCCCCATTTTTTATTCAATTCGCTTAATACCCTCAGTTGGCTGATCAATGAAGACAAGGCCAAAAGCCAACGCTATCTCCAAAAACTTTCGCAGGTGTTGCGGTACTCATTAAGCATGCAGGAGCAATCGTTGGTTTCGCTCAAAGAAGAGCTGGCACTGGTGGAGAGTTATGTTTTTCTGCTTCGGATGCGATTCGGCGAAAATTTACACGTGAGTATAAACGCCGACAACACAGAACACTGTCAAATACCACCGCTTTCGCTGCAATTATTGATTGAAAATGCCATTAAGCACAATATCATCTCGTCGTCTGAGCCGCTGAAAGTGATGATCAGGCAGGGACTTTCCGACAAAACGATTTGGGTCATAAACTCGCTTCGGCCCAAGCCTGATTCCACCGGGACGGGCATTGGCTTGGCCAATCTCAATCAGCGTTTTAAGTTGTTGACCAATCGAGAAATAGAGATCAAACGGGACGACGCATCGTTTAGTGTGGTTTTGCCGCTCGTTGCCTAA
- a CDS encoding DUF1553 domain-containing protein has product MKKRAFYHWSFGVAAMALVSACGSSIEVPQDVEKAAANLPEKVDYNLHVKPILSDRCFACHGPDRNKQKADLRLDIADAAYDKECESGLKAIVAGNPAKSDVVHRILSEDPDYVMPEPSTHLTLSAEEKAILIKWIEQGAEYKPHWSFVAPASPEVPKVKNEGWVKNDIDRFILKKLEDKKLTGNVEAPKTTLLRRVYLDLTGLPPTPDQVEAFVKDTSPDAYEKVVNQLLRNPHFGEHHAADWLDVARYADTHGYQDDGPRNMWPYRDWVIKSFNRNLAFDRFVTWQLAGDMLPNPQKEHLIATAFNRNHQQSQEGGIVPQEYFVEYVADRTNTFGKAFLGLTVECARCHDHKYDPISQKDYYSLSAFFNNNNEYGQIPYNGEPSPSITLPKPATEKQLRVIKEKLSGIEKTQLQNASALRQRFEKWVAKSAQAPLISPQTALVIDVPFDSVSVRMAGEKKDKKRPLFTNLANDTLNLETNGDLDFLPVRIKSPRGKGVRLVGESYLQMRGINGWSQYKEVPTISGFFERNQPFTVSLWVGVTDPKFKGPLFNRNLGPFNGFRGYECERLEDGRLAFRLSNVWPDNAIDFETDYVLKANRWVHLTMTYDGSSKANGLKVYINGQRATGRVMSDGLRESMLWGKNHTNWGAGAPNFSIGQRHDYNYKGYAVDELKVFARELTPLEVHSVIGQKDFVRTALRTPPEKRTDFQKEGLFDYFVTNIDAENQQLLAERKQLLAEETELLNKEIDLMVMRERKYPRKAHILKRGAYDAVDQEVTADTPDQFFKIPKELPRNRLGLAQWLVHEENPLFARVMVNRMWQRYFGKGLVVSAEDFGNQGDLPTHLELLDYLAIKFRESGWNYKLLQKEIVMSATYRQSSVTKPELLESDPNNLLYARGPSYRISAEQVRDAALATSGLLSPHIGGPSVHPYQPDGIWEALATRNAVQYVQNHGDTLYRRSMYTIWKRSAPPPMMLNFDASERHFCSVRRQKTSTPLQALVTLNDPQFVEAARVLAQRSLRLTGGADSNAKSIIRIFTALTSRPPRASELEAMKQLYQEEYLDFLKNPKRAEELLKVGEFAVDTSLNKTELAAMTIVASTVMNFDEFVIKR; this is encoded by the coding sequence ATGAAAAAAAGAGCTTTCTATCATTGGAGTTTCGGGGTGGCAGCTATGGCGTTGGTGAGTGCCTGCGGCAGCAGTATTGAGGTGCCGCAGGACGTTGAAAAAGCCGCCGCCAACTTGCCCGAAAAAGTAGATTACAATCTCCACGTCAAGCCGATCCTGTCTGACCGGTGCTTTGCCTGTCATGGTCCGGACAGGAATAAACAAAAGGCAGATTTACGTTTGGACATTGCCGATGCCGCCTACGACAAAGAATGCGAAAGCGGACTGAAAGCCATTGTGGCCGGCAATCCCGCCAAAAGCGACGTAGTACACCGCATTTTGTCAGAAGACCCTGACTACGTAATGCCCGAGCCTTCTACACACCTGACGCTGTCGGCCGAAGAAAAGGCGATTTTGATCAAATGGATCGAACAGGGCGCCGAATACAAACCGCATTGGTCATTTGTGGCACCCGCCAGTCCGGAGGTGCCGAAGGTGAAAAATGAAGGCTGGGTCAAAAACGATATCGATCGTTTTATTCTCAAAAAACTGGAAGATAAAAAGCTGACCGGCAATGTCGAAGCCCCTAAAACCACCCTGCTGCGACGCGTATACCTTGATCTGACCGGCCTGCCCCCAACGCCTGATCAGGTCGAGGCCTTTGTGAAAGACACCTCTCCCGATGCCTACGAAAAAGTCGTCAATCAATTGCTGCGAAATCCGCATTTCGGAGAACACCACGCCGCTGATTGGCTTGATGTGGCGCGCTATGCCGATACGCATGGATACCAGGATGACGGTCCGCGCAACATGTGGCCTTATCGCGATTGGGTCATTAAATCTTTTAATCGAAACCTGGCCTTTGATCGCTTTGTGACTTGGCAGCTGGCGGGCGATATGTTGCCCAATCCTCAGAAAGAGCATTTGATTGCTACGGCGTTCAACCGCAATCATCAGCAAAGTCAGGAAGGAGGTATTGTACCGCAGGAATACTTTGTGGAATACGTAGCCGATCGCACCAATACCTTCGGAAAAGCCTTTCTGGGACTGACGGTCGAATGTGCCCGCTGTCACGATCATAAGTACGATCCCATCAGCCAGAAAGATTACTATTCATTATCTGCCTTTTTTAATAACAACAACGAATACGGCCAGATACCTTACAACGGCGAGCCCAGCCCGAGCATCACGCTGCCTAAGCCCGCCACGGAAAAACAACTTCGGGTTATCAAAGAAAAACTGTCCGGTATAGAAAAAACACAGTTGCAGAATGCCTCTGCATTGCGTCAGCGCTTTGAAAAATGGGTGGCTAAATCTGCGCAGGCACCGCTTATTTCGCCGCAAACAGCTCTTGTGATTGATGTGCCGTTTGATTCCGTATCGGTACGCATGGCGGGAGAGAAAAAAGACAAAAAACGACCGCTGTTTACGAATTTGGCCAACGATACGCTCAATCTGGAAACCAACGGCGATCTGGATTTTTTGCCCGTACGTATCAAAAGTCCGCGTGGCAAAGGGGTGCGTCTGGTGGGAGAAAGTTATCTGCAAATGCGCGGCATCAACGGCTGGAGCCAATACAAAGAAGTACCGACCATTTCGGGCTTTTTTGAACGCAATCAACCTTTTACCGTCAGTTTGTGGGTGGGCGTAACCGACCCCAAATTCAAAGGACCGCTCTTTAATCGAAATTTAGGTCCTTTCAACGGTTTTCGCGGCTATGAATGCGAGCGCCTGGAAGATGGGCGGCTGGCGTTTCGTCTGAGCAATGTTTGGCCCGACAACGCCATTGATTTTGAAACCGACTATGTGCTCAAAGCCAACCGTTGGGTGCATCTTACCATGACGTACGACGGTTCAAGCAAAGCCAACGGCCTGAAAGTATACATCAATGGTCAGCGGGCTACGGGCCGGGTCATGTCGGATGGGTTGCGGGAAAGCATGCTTTGGGGGAAAAACCACACCAATTGGGGCGCGGGTGCACCTAACTTTTCCATCGGCCAGCGCCACGATTACAACTATAAGGGCTACGCGGTGGATGAACTGAAGGTCTTTGCCCGTGAGCTGACGCCGCTGGAAGTTCATAGCGTGATCGGTCAAAAAGATTTTGTCAGGACGGCCCTGCGGACCCCGCCCGAGAAGCGAACGGATTTCCAAAAAGAAGGTCTTTTTGACTATTTCGTGACCAACATTGATGCCGAGAATCAACAACTGTTGGCCGAGCGGAAGCAATTATTGGCGGAAGAAACGGAGTTGCTCAACAAAGAGATCGACCTGATGGTCATGCGCGAACGTAAATACCCGCGCAAAGCGCATATCCTCAAACGCGGAGCCTACGACGCCGTTGACCAAGAAGTGACGGCGGATACACCCGACCAATTTTTTAAGATTCCGAAAGAGTTGCCGCGTAATCGTCTTGGGCTTGCCCAATGGCTTGTTCACGAAGAAAATCCGTTGTTTGCGCGTGTCATGGTCAATCGGATGTGGCAGCGGTATTTTGGAAAGGGGTTGGTGGTATCGGCCGAAGATTTCGGAAATCAGGGAGATTTGCCCACGCACCTCGAACTGCTCGATTATTTGGCGATTAAGTTTCGTGAGTCCGGCTGGAATTATAAATTGCTGCAAAAGGAAATCGTGATGTCGGCCACGTATCGGCAGTCGTCGGTAACAAAACCTGAATTGCTGGAAAGTGACCCCAATAACCTGTTGTACGCCCGTGGGCCGAGCTATCGTATTTCGGCCGAACAGGTGCGGGATGCGGCCTTGGCGACAAGCGGCCTATTGAGCCCTCACATCGGCGGGCCGAGCGTTCACCCTTACCAGCCCGACGGTATTTGGGAAGCCTTAGCCACGCGGAACGCAGTGCAATATGTTCAAAATCATGGCGATACACTGTATCGTCGAAGTATGTATACCATTTGGAAGCGCAGTGCCCCGCCACCGATGATGCTCAATTTTGACGCCTCCGAGCGGCATTTTTGCAGTGTGCGGCGTCAAAAAACGAGTACGCCGTTGCAGGCCCTGGTCACGCTCAACGACCCGCAGTTTGTGGAAGCCGCCAGGGTGCTGGCACAGCGGAGTTTACGGTTAACCGGAGGGGCGGACAGCAATGCCAAATCCATCATTCGCATTTTTACGGCCCTTACGTCCCGTCCGCCGAGAGCGAGTGAGCTGGAAGCTATGAAACAGTTGTACCAAGAAGAATACCTTGACTTTTTGAAGAACCCCAAGCGGGCCGAAGAACTGCTCAAAGTAGGAGAATTTGCGGTTGATACCTCATTGAATAAGACGGAGTTAGCCGCCATGACCATTGTGGCCAGTACCGTAATGAACTTTGATGAATTTGTGATAAAGCGGTAA
- a CDS encoding 4-oxalomesaconate tautomerase, whose amino-acid sequence MQRAIPFMQLRGGSSKGLFFRAEDLPADENERNRCLLLAMEGTTEGDPRQIDGLGGATSLTSKVAIVSKSKAPEAGRRPADLDYLFVQVVVGKGKVSTTQTCGNILAGIVPFAIESGLIEATHPITSAKINIVNTGGICEVTVQTPNGQIQTQGDAKVDGVPGTAAPIVCNYLDTVGSTCGALLPTGKATDLIEGTEVTCIDNGMPIVIMRASDFGLMGNETKEALEANEPLRQKVEAIRLKAGHLMHLGDVKDQTIPKMCLVSPPENGGVINTRMFIPHVVHEAIGVLAAVSVATACVIPDTVCQGVMSKQNSLLIAHHSSLSIEHPSGEFTVSLEYSFQNGEINILKSGVIRTARLLSKGEVYIPQTV is encoded by the coding sequence ATGCAGAGAGCCATTCCATTCATGCAACTTCGGGGCGGGAGCTCCAAAGGGCTTTTTTTCAGAGCCGAAGACCTGCCCGCGGACGAAAACGAGCGAAACCGCTGCCTGCTGCTGGCCATGGAAGGCACGACCGAGGGCGACCCCCGGCAGATCGACGGGTTGGGCGGAGCTACGTCGCTGACCAGCAAAGTGGCCATTGTCAGCAAATCAAAAGCGCCTGAAGCGGGACGCCGCCCGGCCGATTTAGATTACCTTTTTGTGCAGGTAGTTGTAGGTAAAGGCAAGGTATCGACGACCCAAACCTGTGGAAATATTTTGGCGGGAATTGTCCCTTTCGCCATCGAATCGGGGCTTATTGAGGCTACACATCCTATTACGTCTGCCAAAATAAACATCGTTAATACGGGAGGAATATGTGAAGTAACGGTACAGACTCCCAACGGACAGATCCAAACCCAAGGCGATGCCAAAGTAGATGGCGTACCGGGTACGGCAGCGCCTATTGTTTGCAATTATTTAGATACGGTTGGTTCTACCTGTGGAGCGCTCCTGCCCACCGGAAAAGCCACAGACCTCATTGAAGGAACAGAAGTAACCTGCATAGACAACGGGATGCCCATCGTCATTATGCGCGCAAGTGATTTTGGTTTAATGGGCAATGAAACCAAAGAGGCACTCGAAGCCAACGAACCGCTCAGGCAAAAAGTTGAGGCTATTCGGCTGAAAGCCGGGCATCTAATGCATTTGGGCGACGTAAAAGACCAAACTATTCCTAAAATGTGTTTGGTGTCGCCGCCGGAAAATGGCGGAGTGATCAATACACGTATGTTTATCCCGCATGTAGTCCATGAGGCCATTGGGGTTTTGGCGGCGGTATCGGTTGCTACGGCCTGTGTAATCCCCGATACTGTTTGCCAAGGAGTGATGAGTAAGCAAAATTCATTACTTATCGCTCATCACTCATCCCTAAGTATTGAACATCCTTCGGGTGAGTTTACGGTAAGTTTGGAATACTCCTTTCAAAACGGGGAAATCAACATCCTGAAATCAGGCGTTATTCGTACGGCGCGATTGTTGAGTAAGGGGGAAGTGTATATCCCGCAAACAGTATGA
- a CDS encoding LytR/AlgR family response regulator transcription factor, whose protein sequence is MIKLVIIEDEPAAVSQLKFLLQELGIEYCISAVIETVEEGIKWFTSNEPPDLIFSDIQLADGISFDIYEHIQLQTPIIFITAFDEYAIRAFKLNSVDYLLKPIDEDSLCFALEKYQSQHMLKQEILNELIKQHAFTPKNYRKSFLVKYRDKLLPVKIDELAFFFIDNGIVFGQLCDGQKYVMEFKLEDLENQLDPVDFTRANRQYILSRKSIVEMEAYFNSRVNVKVHPAAPFPVIISKEKVTLFKKWFEEF, encoded by the coding sequence ATGATAAAACTGGTGATTATTGAAGATGAACCGGCCGCGGTAAGTCAACTGAAATTTTTGTTGCAGGAACTGGGAATAGAGTACTGCATAAGTGCCGTTATTGAAACCGTGGAAGAAGGGATTAAATGGTTTACGTCCAACGAACCTCCTGACCTGATCTTCTCAGATATTCAATTGGCCGACGGGATTTCGTTTGACATATACGAGCACATTCAACTCCAAACCCCGATCATTTTTATTACCGCTTTTGACGAATACGCCATTCGAGCCTTTAAACTCAACAGTGTGGACTATCTGTTGAAACCGATCGACGAAGACTCGCTTTGCTTCGCATTGGAAAAATACCAAAGTCAACACATGCTGAAGCAGGAAATTCTGAATGAACTCATCAAACAACATGCCTTTACCCCTAAAAACTACCGAAAAAGTTTTCTGGTCAAATACCGGGATAAGTTGCTGCCGGTTAAAATCGATGAATTGGCCTTTTTTTTCATTGACAATGGCATAGTATTCGGGCAGCTCTGCGATGGTCAAAAATACGTCATGGAGTTCAAATTGGAAGACCTCGAAAATCAACTTGACCCCGTTGATTTTACAAGGGCAAATCGGCAGTATATTCTTTCCCGAAAAAGTATTGTCGAAATGGAAGCGTATTTCAATAGCCGGGTGAATGTCAAGGTGCATCCGGCGGCTCCGTTTCCCGTGATCATAAGCAAAGAAAAAGTAACGCTTTTTAAGAAATGGTTTGAAGAATTCTGA
- a CDS encoding 4-carboxy-4-hydroxy-2-oxoadipate aldolase/oxaloacetate decarboxylase, with translation MDDLIKQLSRFSAATICEALGNKGNLPSAIKPIAAPMKVCGPAYTVQTMPRDNVLLHRAYAYANPGDVLLVHCSGFYEAGYWGDLMSLGAKTKGINGLVIDACVRDADDIEAMGFPVFSRGLCIRGTSNHGDGTLNEPIIIGDVRIHPGDIVVGDRDGVVVVPFHKLEETIEKAAAREAKEERTRAELRKGRTSIQIYGWDEKFGY, from the coding sequence ATGGATGATCTTATCAAACAACTCAGCCGATTTTCGGCAGCTACGATTTGTGAAGCCCTTGGCAATAAAGGCAATCTGCCTTCGGCCATCAAACCCATTGCCGCACCCATGAAAGTGTGCGGGCCTGCGTATACGGTTCAGACCATGCCGCGTGATAATGTATTGCTGCACCGGGCGTATGCGTATGCCAACCCGGGCGATGTGCTGCTCGTCCACTGCTCGGGCTTTTATGAAGCAGGCTATTGGGGTGATCTGATGAGTTTGGGTGCCAAAACCAAAGGTATTAACGGCTTGGTCATTGATGCCTGCGTACGGGATGCCGATGATATCGAAGCCATGGGATTCCCCGTTTTTTCGAGGGGCCTGTGTATTCGCGGTACGTCCAATCACGGCGACGGAACGCTCAATGAGCCCATTATCATTGGCGATGTACGCATACATCCGGGAGATATCGTGGTGGGCGACCGCGACGGGGTGGTGGTGGTGCCTTTCCATAAACTGGAAGAAACCATCGAAAAAGCGGCCGCCCGTGAAGCCAAAGAAGAACGAACGCGAGCAGAGCTGCGGAAAGGAAGGACTTCGATTCAGATCTATGGCTGGGATGAGAAATTTGGGTATTAA
- a CDS encoding NAD(P)-dependent oxidoreductase: MMNDELRIAVLGLGEAGSHFANDLAAMGVAVTGYDPKPVRKLHPSVVVKESNAEAARMADIIFSANLSSVSVEIAEELAGVLQPQQFFCEMNTSGPEKKKKIAEILAPSGVKMVDLAIMAPVPPKGIMTPLLASGEEAAAFLEKIKPLNLDISMVKNGQIGDAATRKLLRSIVYKGIAAVVCEAMEAGEAFGMESYIRAQISSLIGGNDDLIDRFVEGSKTHALRRMHEMEAVIEMLETQHLDPIVTRATRDNLEKLLH, from the coding sequence ATGATGAATGACGAGTTACGAATAGCGGTTTTGGGGCTTGGCGAAGCAGGTTCGCATTTTGCCAATGACTTAGCGGCAATGGGTGTCGCCGTAACGGGTTATGACCCTAAACCCGTTCGAAAGTTGCACCCTTCCGTTGTGGTCAAAGAAAGCAATGCCGAGGCCGCCCGGATGGCAGATATAATCTTCAGTGCTAATCTGTCGTCGGTGTCGGTGGAAATTGCGGAAGAACTGGCCGGTGTTTTGCAGCCCCAACAGTTTTTTTGCGAAATGAACACCTCCGGTCCCGAAAAAAAGAAGAAAATAGCCGAGATCTTAGCGCCATCAGGGGTAAAAATGGTCGATTTAGCCATTATGGCTCCTGTGCCGCCCAAAGGCATCATGACACCGCTTTTGGCTTCGGGCGAAGAGGCCGCTGCGTTTTTGGAGAAAATAAAACCGTTGAATTTGGATATTTCGATGGTCAAAAACGGCCAAATCGGCGATGCCGCCACCCGGAAGCTTCTGCGTTCGATTGTCTATAAAGGCATCGCGGCCGTGGTATGTGAAGCCATGGAAGCAGGTGAAGCCTTTGGCATGGAAAGCTACATCCGTGCTCAGATCAGTTCATTGATCGGCGGCAATGACGATTTGATCGACCGTTTTGTGGAAGGCAGCAAAACCCACGCCCTCCGCCGAATGCACGAAATGGAAGCCGTGATCGAGATGTTGGAAACACAGCATCTGGATCCGATTGTGACCCGCGCAACGAGAGATAATTTGGAAAAACTATTACACTGA